The following are encoded in a window of Pseudomonadota bacterium genomic DNA:
- a CDS encoding co-chaperone GroES, which translates to MTTVRPLHDRVIARRLEGEEKTAGGIIIPDTAKEKPIQAEVIAVGPGARDDSGKPIAMEVKVGDIVLFTKWGGTEIKIDGEDLLVLKETDIIGIVDKSASKKKAA; encoded by the coding sequence ATGACTACTGTTCGCCCACTGCACGACCGCGTGATCGCGCGTCGCCTTGAAGGTGAAGAAAAAACCGCTGGCGGGATCATCATCCCAGACACCGCGAAAGAAAAGCCGATCCAGGCCGAAGTGATCGCCGTTGGCCCAGGCGCGCGTGACGATTCCGGCAAGCCGATCGCCATGGAAGTAAAAGTGGGCGACATCGTGCTGTTCACCAAATGGGGCGGCACCGAAATCAAAATCGATGGCGAAGACCTGCTGGTCCTCAAAGAAACCGACATCATCGGCATCGTTGATAAATCGGCTTCGAAGAAAAAAGCCGCTTAA
- a CDS encoding AlpA family transcriptional regulator has translation MTKILRLPSVMEATGLSRSSIYAFIQKGLFPESVKIGERAVGWKSDEVTAWIEQRAEMRG, from the coding sequence ATGACTAAAATTCTAAGACTACCTAGCGTGATGGAAGCCACCGGGCTTTCTCGTTCATCCATCTATGCGTTTATTCAGAAGGGGTTATTTCCCGAATCGGTCAAAATTGGCGAAAGGGCTGTTGGTTGGAAATCTGACGAAGTGACTGCATGGATTGAGCAGCGTGCAGAAATGCGGGGTTAA
- a CDS encoding tyrosine-type recombinase/integrase produces MALTELAVKNLKPKDKLYRIADGEGLTLEVSPSGSKLWRLRYRHKGKGQMISLGKYPAISLAEARRKRDEMKTQVNEGKHLTRERELHKLRKAYEGSNTFERVARDWMELKQSGMNEKYRTQCLARMTQHVFPVIGALPITEITVPDVVRTVEKIGKRGTFETAKRMKQLISQTFRYAAQRGLCLHNPAADLRDILPSKVERHHACIHASELPDLLRAIDAREPDLGKYAMQLLALTFVRTGELIGARWDEIDWTREEWHIPKERMKMKRPHVVPLSTQALSILKELKKRKTSNTHIFFSAASKHKHISNGAVLMALRRMGYRGRMTGHGFRTLASTILNEKGYSPDVIERQLAHEDSDKVRSAYNRAEYLLERKKMMQEYADFLDAARSEDDTKILTLKRRK; encoded by the coding sequence ATGGCACTAACTGAACTTGCAGTTAAGAATTTAAAGCCCAAGGACAAGCTTTATCGCATTGCCGATGGCGAAGGGCTGACGCTTGAGGTCTCCCCTTCTGGCAGCAAGCTATGGCGCTTGCGCTACCGCCATAAGGGCAAGGGCCAGATGATCTCGCTTGGCAAATACCCCGCGATCAGTTTGGCAGAAGCGCGCCGGAAGCGCGATGAAATGAAAACACAAGTGAATGAGGGCAAGCACCTCACCCGCGAAAGAGAGCTGCATAAGCTGCGCAAAGCCTATGAGGGCAGCAACACCTTCGAACGCGTCGCCCGCGACTGGATGGAGCTAAAACAGAGCGGCATGAATGAAAAATACCGCACGCAATGCCTTGCACGCATGACACAGCATGTTTTTCCCGTGATCGGTGCCCTGCCCATCACCGAGATTACTGTACCCGATGTGGTGCGCACGGTCGAGAAAATCGGCAAGCGGGGCACATTCGAGACTGCCAAGCGCATGAAGCAGCTTATTAGCCAAACCTTCCGCTATGCTGCTCAGCGAGGCCTATGCCTTCACAATCCTGCCGCTGACCTTCGAGACATCCTTCCCTCAAAAGTCGAAAGGCATCACGCCTGCATTCATGCCAGTGAGTTACCGGATCTTTTGCGGGCCATTGATGCCCGTGAACCCGATCTAGGAAAATACGCGATGCAGCTCCTCGCACTGACCTTCGTCCGAACCGGAGAACTAATTGGCGCACGGTGGGATGAAATCGACTGGACGCGGGAGGAATGGCATATCCCCAAAGAACGCATGAAGATGAAGCGCCCCCATGTCGTGCCGCTTTCGACTCAAGCCCTAAGCATACTCAAGGAATTGAAAAAACGTAAAACCAGCAACACCCACATATTTTTCAGCGCGGCGAGCAAGCACAAGCATATAAGCAATGGCGCAGTGCTAATGGCACTTCGGCGTATGGGCTACCGGGGGCGAATGACAGGCCACGGGTTCCGCACTCTTGCCAGCACGATCCTAAATGAGAAAGGCTATTCGCCTGATGTCATTGAGCGGCAGCTTGCCCATGAGGACAGCGATAAGGTGCGGTCAGCCTACAATCGCGCTGAGTATCTGCTGGAGCGCAAAAAGATGATGCAGGAATATGCGGATTTCCTAGATGCAGCGCGCTCGGAAGACGACACAAAAATACTCACTCTTAAGAGGCGCAAATAG
- a CDS encoding HGGxSTG domain-containing protein, with the protein MHQSQRCLSQTRRGKLCQSPAMPNGRCRMHGGLSTGAPIGNKNALKHGHYTAAAISMRRELRKLLRQYQSTLSSL; encoded by the coding sequence ATGCACCAGAGCCAGCGATGCCTATCCCAGACACGACGCGGGAAACTTTGCCAATCCCCCGCAATGCCGAACGGTAGATGCCGGATGCATGGCGGCCTGTCTACTGGTGCCCCGATAGGGAATAAGAATGCTTTGAAGCACGGCCATTACACTGCGGCAGCAATTTCTATGCGGCGCGAATTGAGAAAATTACTACGTCAATATCAGAGCACACTAAGCAGCCTCTGA
- the groL gene encoding chaperonin GroEL (60 kDa chaperone family; promotes refolding of misfolded polypeptides especially under stressful conditions; forms two stacked rings of heptamers to form a barrel-shaped 14mer; ends can be capped by GroES; misfolded proteins enter the barrel where they are refolded when GroES binds), whose translation MAKQIRFGTSARDQILIGANILADAVKVTLGPKGRNVVMEKSYGAPRITKDGVSVAKEISLSNKFQNMGAQMLREVASKTNDLAGDGTTTATVLAQSIFSEGSKAVAAGLNPMDLKRGIDKAVTAIIEAVKKVSKPIKSQEEIAQVGTISANGDRSIGEKIAEAMERVGKEGVITVEEGKGFDFDLEVVEGMNFDRGYLSPYFVTNAEKMTVELENPLILIFEKKLSSLQPLLPVLEAVVQSQRPLLIIAEDVEGEALATLVVNKLRGGLKVAAVKAPGFGDRRKSMLEDLAILTQGQVISEDLGIKLETVNLSMLGKAKRVTITKEDTTIVDGAGDKKEITARCAQIKAQIEETSSDYDKEKLQERLAKLSGGVAVLKVGGATETEVKERKDRVDDALHATRAAVEEGIVPGGGVTLLYATRALDKVKATNDDERAGINIIKRALQAPIRQIVENAGLDGAVVAGKLLESQDTNYGFDAQSLEYVDMIKAGIIDPTKVVRCALQDAASIAGLMITTEALIADEPEDKKSGTSGGGMGGMGGMGDMDF comes from the coding sequence ATGGCTAAACAAATTCGCTTCGGCACCTCGGCGCGCGATCAGATCCTGATCGGTGCGAACATTCTTGCAGACGCAGTGAAAGTCACCCTCGGGCCTAAAGGCCGCAACGTGGTGATGGAAAAATCCTACGGCGCACCGCGCATCACCAAAGACGGTGTTTCGGTTGCCAAGGAAATTTCGCTGAGCAACAAATTCCAGAACATGGGCGCGCAAATGCTGCGTGAAGTCGCTTCCAAAACCAACGATCTGGCTGGCGATGGCACCACCACTGCTACTGTTCTGGCCCAATCGATCTTCAGCGAAGGCAGCAAAGCCGTTGCCGCCGGCCTGAACCCGATGGACCTCAAACGCGGTATCGATAAAGCCGTAACCGCCATCATCGAAGCGGTGAAGAAAGTTTCGAAGCCTATCAAGTCGCAGGAAGAAATTGCTCAAGTGGGCACGATTTCGGCTAACGGCGACCGCAGCATCGGCGAGAAAATCGCTGAAGCGATGGAACGCGTCGGTAAAGAAGGCGTCATCACCGTGGAAGAAGGCAAAGGCTTCGACTTCGACCTCGAAGTGGTGGAAGGCATGAACTTCGACCGCGGCTACCTGAGCCCGTATTTCGTCACCAACGCCGAGAAAATGACGGTTGAGCTGGAAAACCCGCTGATCCTCATCTTCGAGAAAAAACTCTCCTCGCTGCAGCCACTGCTGCCGGTGCTGGAAGCAGTTGTTCAATCGCAACGCCCACTGCTCATCATTGCTGAGGATGTGGAAGGCGAAGCGCTGGCAACCCTGGTGGTCAACAAGCTGCGTGGCGGCCTGAAAGTGGCTGCGGTAAAAGCTCCGGGCTTTGGCGATCGCCGCAAGTCGATGCTGGAAGATCTCGCGATCCTGACCCAGGGTCAGGTCATCTCGGAAGACCTCGGCATCAAGCTGGAAACCGTGAACCTCAGCATGCTGGGTAAAGCCAAACGCGTCACCATCACCAAAGAAGACACGACCATCGTGGACGGTGCAGGCGACAAGAAAGAGATCACCGCACGTTGCGCGCAGATCAAGGCCCAGATTGAAGAAACCAGCTCCGACTACGATAAAGAGAAGCTGCAAGAGCGTCTGGCCAAGCTGTCGGGCGGTGTTGCCGTGCTCAAAGTCGGCGGCGCAACCGAAACCGAAGTCAAAGAACGCAAAGACCGCGTCGATGACGCCCTGCACGCGACCCGTGCGGCGGTGGAAGAAGGCATCGTCCCCGGCGGCGGCGTCACCTTGCTCTACGCGACCCGTGCGCTCGACAAAGTGAAAGCCACCAACGACGACGAACGCGCTGGTATCAACATCATCAAACGCGCCCTGCAAGCCCCGATCCGTCAGATCGTGGAAAATGCCGGTCTCGATGGTGCGGTTGTTGCAGGCAAGCTGCTGGAGTCGCAAGACACCAACTACGGCTTCGATGCGCAAAGCCTTGAGTATGTGGACATGATTAAAGCCGGGATCATCGATCCGACCAAAGTGGTACGTTGCGCCCTGCAGGATGCAGCTTCCATCGCCGGTCTGATGATCACCACCGAAGCCCTCATCGCCGACGAGCCGGAGGACAAAAAGTCCGGCACCAGCGGTGGCGGCATGGGCGGTATGGGTGGCATGGGCGACATGGATTTCTAG
- a CDS encoding aromatic ring-hydroxylating dioxygenase subunit alpha, translating to MQHDLSLLRNFWYVAAPAATLARGAMKPVTLLGDEILLMRDAQGIPHALRDFCPHRGMPLRHGRFDGCEVECCYHGWRFDMQGSCTAIPSMVEEKTDIRKIRTGNYACVEQDGLIWVYLPAPGSAETPATTPPAMPTAITGGFTHVVSSHFPCPIDHAVIGLMDPAHGPYVHRSWWWRTKRSMHAKTKQFAPAPWGFKMVSHRPSSNSRAYKILGGDRTTEIAFQLPGLRTEHITIGRHHVVLLTALTPVDETNTVLHQFMYTSIPLLRLLTPLLKPFGKAFIAQDLDIVKKQQEGLKPGHPALLLMGDADAQALWYYRLKKEAAAATADARPFENPLREKTLQWRS from the coding sequence ATGCAGCATGACCTCAGCCTTCTTCGCAATTTCTGGTATGTCGCGGCCCCAGCCGCCACGCTCGCCCGTGGGGCGATGAAGCCGGTGACGCTGCTGGGCGACGAAATCCTGCTGATGCGCGACGCCCAGGGCATTCCCCATGCATTGCGCGATTTCTGCCCGCATCGCGGCATGCCGCTGCGCCATGGCCGCTTCGATGGCTGCGAGGTGGAGTGCTGCTATCACGGCTGGCGCTTCGATATGCAAGGCAGCTGCACCGCCATCCCCTCGATGGTGGAGGAAAAAACCGACATCCGCAAAATCCGCACCGGCAACTATGCCTGCGTGGAGCAGGACGGGCTGATCTGGGTCTACCTGCCCGCGCCCGGCAGCGCCGAAACACCCGCCACCACGCCGCCCGCTATGCCGACCGCAATCACCGGCGGCTTCACCCATGTGGTGTCGAGCCATTTCCCCTGCCCGATCGACCATGCCGTCATCGGCCTGATGGACCCGGCGCATGGGCCGTATGTCCACCGCTCGTGGTGGTGGCGCACCAAGCGCTCGATGCACGCGAAAACCAAGCAGTTCGCGCCCGCGCCATGGGGCTTTAAAATGGTCAGCCACCGGCCCTCGTCCAACAGTCGCGCCTATAAAATCCTCGGCGGCGACCGCACCACGGAAATTGCCTTCCAGCTGCCCGGCCTGCGCACGGAGCATATCACCATCGGCCGCCACCATGTGGTGCTGCTGACCGCGCTGACGCCGGTGGATGAAACCAACACCGTGCTGCACCAGTTCATGTATACCAGCATCCCGCTGCTGCGCCTGCTGACGCCACTGCTGAAGCCCTTCGGCAAAGCCTTCATCGCGCAGGATCTCGACATTGTGAAGAAGCAGCAGGAGGGCCTGAAGCCCGGCCACCCGGCCCTGCTGCTGATGGGCGACGCCGACGCGCAGGCGCTGTGGTACTACCGCCTGAAAAAAGAAGCCGCGGCCGCCACGGCGGATGCCCGCCCCTTCGAAAACCCGCTGCGCGAGAAAACCTTGCAGTGGCGCAGTTAG
- a CDS encoding DUF3631 domain-containing protein, with protein MTSTTSMFAPLVAGTEDGTTPEAVTTAEWHPIPVPDDAGPPPKHSLGNPSNKWAYRDANGHLLYWIFRFDLPNSEKQIFPLTFCQHTDGRRGWRWQAMKAPRPIYNQDQLAARPDAPVMICEGEKAADAASILFPEYVVTTSPNGAKAATKADCSPLSGRRIVIWPDNDEEGANYANTIARLAMAAGATSFSVVSVPKSFPAKWDLADTMPKNITTDDLRRLLNAVETAALKTPIENTIEAIARLAALSPLEYETMRDSEAKRLGFRVGILDKEVEALRDKSPSQADGHKMFVEVVVWHQPVDGSLLLYELVSTIQQFIVCSKETAVATALWCAFTWIVDYVQVAPLAIITAPEKRCGKSLLLILMGKLVRKALVASNISPSATFRVVEAYHPTLLIDEADTFFKDNEELRGIINSGHTRQSAYVIRNVGDNHEPTQFSTWGAKAISGIGTLSDTLMDRAIVLTLRRKLSGETTRRLRHADPGLFEELSSKLARFADDTGEAIGQARPLLPEALNDRAQDNWEPLLAIADFVGGEWPEIARNTALSLSGAEHESVSLSAELLTDIQEAFDLKRVPRISTADLLRALCDDTEKPWATYNRGQPMTPRQLAKRLGEYGIHSKTVRIGYDTLKGFDIAQFADAFTRYLSPAISETAPQVNDINGFPVADTAFYGGTNSQ; from the coding sequence ATGACTTCCACTACCTCAATGTTTGCACCACTGGTTGCTGGCACAGAAGATGGGACAACACCTGAAGCAGTGACAACAGCAGAATGGCACCCCATACCAGTGCCCGATGATGCTGGGCCGCCACCCAAACATAGCTTAGGAAATCCCAGTAATAAATGGGCGTATCGGGACGCAAATGGGCATTTGCTATATTGGATTTTTCGGTTCGACCTTCCGAACAGTGAAAAGCAGATATTCCCCCTGACTTTTTGTCAGCATACGGATGGCAGGCGTGGATGGCGCTGGCAGGCTATGAAAGCGCCCCGGCCAATCTACAATCAGGATCAATTGGCAGCTCGGCCAGATGCTCCGGTCATGATTTGCGAAGGTGAAAAAGCTGCAGACGCGGCCTCGATCTTATTTCCTGAGTATGTTGTCACAACCAGTCCCAATGGAGCAAAGGCAGCAACCAAGGCTGATTGCTCGCCTCTTTCTGGCAGAAGGATAGTCATCTGGCCGGATAATGACGAAGAAGGAGCCAATTACGCAAATACCATAGCACGGCTGGCCATGGCAGCAGGAGCCACATCATTTTCGGTGGTATCAGTGCCAAAATCGTTCCCGGCAAAGTGGGATTTGGCAGACACGATGCCGAAAAATATAACGACCGATGATTTACGCCGTTTATTAAATGCGGTGGAAACAGCGGCCTTAAAAACTCCTATTGAGAATACAATTGAAGCTATCGCAAGGCTGGCTGCATTGTCGCCGCTGGAGTACGAAACCATGCGCGATTCTGAGGCAAAACGTCTAGGCTTTCGTGTAGGAATACTCGACAAAGAAGTCGAGGCACTGCGGGACAAAAGCCCATCACAAGCTGACGGACATAAAATGTTTGTTGAGGTGGTTGTGTGGCACCAGCCCGTCGACGGCTCCCTGTTATTGTATGAGCTGGTTAGCACAATTCAGCAATTTATCGTCTGCAGCAAAGAAACAGCTGTCGCTACAGCACTATGGTGCGCGTTCACATGGATAGTGGATTACGTACAAGTTGCACCTCTGGCTATTATTACTGCGCCTGAAAAACGCTGTGGCAAGTCCTTGCTGTTAATTCTCATGGGGAAGCTCGTTCGCAAGGCGCTTGTGGCTTCCAATATATCACCTTCAGCCACCTTCCGAGTGGTTGAAGCATACCATCCCACTTTACTGATTGATGAGGCCGATACGTTTTTTAAAGATAATGAGGAATTACGTGGGATTATTAATTCAGGTCATACCCGGCAATCAGCTTATGTCATTCGCAACGTGGGTGATAATCATGAGCCTACACAATTTTCTACATGGGGTGCAAAGGCGATATCCGGCATTGGCACGCTATCCGATACGCTGATGGATCGGGCTATTGTTCTAACTCTACGTCGCAAATTGTCAGGCGAAACTACCCGGCGCCTGCGTCACGCCGATCCGGGGCTGTTTGAAGAACTGTCATCAAAACTGGCACGATTTGCTGATGATACTGGTGAGGCCATTGGACAAGCCAGACCATTATTGCCCGAAGCCCTGAACGATCGGGCGCAGGATAATTGGGAGCCACTTTTAGCGATCGCTGATTTTGTCGGAGGTGAATGGCCAGAAATTGCCCGTAATACGGCCCTTTCTCTTTCTGGTGCAGAGCACGAAAGTGTTTCGTTATCTGCCGAATTACTAACGGATATTCAAGAAGCTTTTGATCTAAAAAGAGTGCCTCGAATCTCTACGGCAGATTTGCTTCGGGCGCTATGCGACGATACCGAAAAACCATGGGCAACGTATAACCGGGGGCAGCCAATGACACCTCGGCAGTTAGCTAAGCGGCTTGGCGAATATGGCATTCACAGCAAAACGGTTCGCATTGGTTATGATACCCTCAAAGGATTCGATATCGCGCAATTTGCGGACGCATTCACTCGCTACCTGTCACCTGCCATTAGCGAAACAGCGCCACAAGTGAACGATATCAACGGTTTTCCCGTGGCGGATACAGCATTTTACGGTGGCACAAACAGCCAATAA